In a genomic window of Bradyrhizobium ontarionense:
- a CDS encoding TetR/AcrR family transcriptional regulator, with the protein MRYPSDQKARAKAAILQSGARALRTNGFNGIGVDGLAASAGVTSGAFYSNFANKEALLEQVIETCVGEPFIDSESGSLAERQDRLREWLAMYISAAHRTDPASGCVMPTLSADVGRANPQIRTAYERKMLALVRKMANVLSGEAAEREQRAWSIIAMMVGAIAISRAMPDGAAADQALDSALRSAIALVR; encoded by the coding sequence ATGAGATATCCGTCCGACCAGAAAGCGAGGGCCAAGGCTGCCATCCTGCAGTCCGGCGCCAGGGCCCTGAGAACCAACGGTTTCAATGGGATCGGGGTCGACGGCCTGGCCGCATCGGCCGGCGTCACCTCCGGCGCCTTCTATTCGAACTTCGCCAACAAGGAAGCCCTGCTGGAACAGGTCATCGAGACCTGCGTGGGCGAACCGTTCATCGATTCGGAGAGCGGCAGCCTCGCCGAACGGCAGGACCGCCTCCGCGAATGGCTGGCGATGTATATCAGCGCCGCGCACCGCACAGATCCGGCATCCGGCTGCGTCATGCCCACTTTGAGCGCGGACGTCGGGCGTGCAAACCCGCAGATACGTACCGCCTACGAGCGCAAGATGCTGGCGCTGGTCCGTAAGATGGCAAATGTCCTGTCCGGCGAAGCAGCCGAACGCGAGCAGCGTGCGTGGAGCATCATTGCCATGATGGTCGGCGCAATCGCGATCTCACGCGCCATGCCCGACGGCGCGGCCGCAGATCAGGCGCTGGATTCGGCATTGCGGTCCGCAATCGCGCTCGTGCGGTGA
- a CDS encoding COG4315 family predicted lipoprotein — protein MTKISIANLFIAIISLAAVASANAAPPTKTSSSAKGEVLTDAGGMSLYTFDKDSDGKSACNGPCATNWPVLKAGAGDEPSGGYTIITRDDGSKQWAYKGKPLYTFAKDQKAGDVTGDGFLNGAWHLAKP, from the coding sequence ATGACCAAGATTTCGATAGCCAATCTTTTCATTGCCATCATATCGCTTGCGGCGGTTGCGAGCGCGAACGCGGCGCCTCCGACCAAGACAAGCAGCAGCGCAAAGGGCGAGGTCCTGACGGATGCCGGCGGCATGTCGCTCTATACCTTCGACAAGGACAGCGACGGCAAGTCGGCATGCAACGGACCCTGTGCCACCAACTGGCCGGTCTTGAAAGCCGGCGCAGGCGACGAACCGAGCGGCGGCTATACGATCATCACGCGCGACGACGGTTCCAAGCAATGGGCCTACAAGGGCAAGCCGCTCTACACGTTCGCCAAGGACCAGAAGGCCGGCGACGTCACCGGCGACGGCTTCCTCAACGGCGCCTGGCATTTGGCGAAGCCGTGA
- a CDS encoding lipase yields MSLNLKSRNVIFVHGIFGWGENELPFSYWGDALAQFAGSRFDVHEVKCGPISSFHDRACEVFAQIKGGDFRYGKDAGGTVAGKRSVVARSQRKHVPPRPVLPDWSKENPVILIGHSAGAHTCLALQRLLAEDFFGEGSNADWIEAVICISGVLNGSTLTYMFGCNPVTGTLDQNPRRLIDAAVTIAKGVPALPLAGLDLWLDQWADTSAFVSGQDNLACDLTLSGCLAANARFSSNPNTYYLSLVTSMPARRTVLGIPLPFRFVGINPLLHGTAIYQADRADFVVGALPLPNWTTTLQLQIEAWRDNDGAVSTISQRFPFTHHQEPIGGEGFLSGVSVEKGRWYFERIENVVGRSFDHLDPAFGANMKPGAAAAQRDLYQKLAALL; encoded by the coding sequence ATGAGTCTGAACCTCAAGTCCCGCAATGTCATCTTTGTTCACGGCATCTTTGGTTGGGGCGAGAACGAACTGCCGTTTTCCTATTGGGGAGATGCGCTCGCGCAGTTCGCAGGATCGCGGTTTGACGTGCACGAAGTCAAATGTGGACCGATCAGCTCGTTTCATGATCGCGCTTGCGAAGTGTTCGCCCAGATCAAGGGGGGTGACTTCCGCTACGGGAAGGACGCTGGAGGCACCGTTGCCGGCAAGCGTTCCGTGGTGGCGCGCAGTCAGCGGAAACACGTTCCGCCTCGGCCTGTGCTGCCCGACTGGTCGAAGGAGAATCCAGTCATTCTGATCGGCCACAGCGCCGGCGCCCATACCTGCCTCGCGCTGCAACGGCTGCTGGCAGAGGACTTCTTCGGAGAAGGATCGAATGCCGATTGGATCGAAGCGGTGATCTGCATCTCGGGGGTGCTGAACGGATCGACGCTGACCTACATGTTCGGCTGCAACCCCGTTACCGGCACTCTGGATCAGAATCCCCGACGACTGATCGACGCGGCGGTCACGATTGCCAAGGGCGTGCCGGCGCTGCCGCTGGCCGGACTGGACCTGTGGCTGGATCAATGGGCGGACACGAGCGCCTTTGTCAGCGGTCAGGACAATCTCGCTTGCGATCTGACCTTGTCTGGCTGCCTTGCCGCGAATGCCAGGTTTTCCAGCAATCCCAATACCTACTATCTCTCGCTCGTCACCAGCATGCCGGCGCGGCGCACGGTGCTCGGCATTCCGCTGCCGTTTCGCTTCGTTGGGATCAACCCTCTCCTGCACGGGACAGCGATCTATCAGGCAGACAGGGCCGACTTCGTCGTGGGAGCCCTTCCGCTGCCGAACTGGACTACGACCTTACAGCTTCAGATCGAGGCGTGGCGCGACAACGACGGCGCGGTGAGCACGATCTCGCAGCGTTTTCCCTTCACCCATCATCAGGAGCCGATCGGCGGCGAAGGATTTCTGTCCGGCGTATCGGTGGAGAAGGGCAGATGGTATTTCGAGCGGATCGAAAATGTGGTCGGCAGGTCATTCGATCACCTCGACCCGGCGTTCGGCGCAAACATGAAGCCGGGGGCTGCGGCGGCCCAGCGTGATCTCTATCAGAAGCTTGCCGCGCTTCTCTAG
- a CDS encoding gamma-glutamyl-gamma-aminobutyrate hydrolase family protein, which translates to MKRPVVGVIGNTHRVENRFTVQMVGERNLSAVAEVAGALPLMFAGVPEITDISALLEIVDGIVLTGARANVHPTRFRTEPSLKHEPYDIHRDEVALQLSEACVSRGIPLFGICRGLQEMNVAFGGSLHPEIRELPGRINHRMPRLANGEIHPDPTVVFADRHEVKLTPGGAFAGILGCDTIKVNSLHGQGILDPGARVVIEGIAEDGTIEAIRIADAPTFALGVQWHAEYDPQKNPINRKLFEAFGEAVRKRHLSS; encoded by the coding sequence ATGAAACGTCCCGTGGTCGGCGTGATCGGCAACACCCATCGCGTCGAGAACAGGTTCACCGTGCAGATGGTGGGCGAGCGAAACCTGAGCGCCGTGGCCGAGGTCGCGGGCGCGCTGCCGCTGATGTTTGCCGGCGTTCCCGAGATCACCGATATCAGCGCGCTGCTCGAAATCGTCGATGGTATCGTGCTGACCGGCGCCCGCGCCAACGTGCACCCGACCCGTTTCAGGACCGAGCCCAGCCTCAAGCACGAGCCCTACGACATCCATCGCGACGAGGTCGCCCTCCAGCTGTCGGAAGCCTGCGTCTCCAGAGGCATTCCGCTGTTCGGCATCTGCCGCGGCCTGCAGGAGATGAACGTCGCCTTCGGCGGCTCGCTGCATCCGGAGATCCGCGAGCTGCCGGGCCGCATCAACCATCGCATGCCGCGCCTCGCGAACGGCGAGATCCATCCTGATCCCACCGTCGTGTTCGCCGACCGCCATGAGGTGAAGCTGACGCCCGGCGGCGCCTTCGCTGGAATCCTCGGCTGCGATACGATCAAGGTCAATTCGCTGCACGGGCAGGGCATCCTCGATCCCGGCGCGCGCGTCGTGATCGAAGGCATCGCCGAGGACGGCACCATCGAGGCGATCCGGATCGCCGATGCGCCGACCTTTGCGCTCGGCGTGCAATGGCACGCCGAATATGACCCGCAGAAGAACCCGATCAATCGCAAGCTGTTCGAGGCGTTCGGGGAGGCGGTGAGGAAACGACATCTGTCGTCCTGA
- a CDS encoding AI-2E family transporter, whose translation MTAPADPRLQARSDLAWAIAVGGIGVILFVAALAFAWYYAAAIFLLFSGMLLGVALNAMTNRLGRVIDWPHPVRLIIVCLTLALLLAGVIFLFGATITDQAKVLSDTIKSQLGNVKSLLDRNGIDTSFFDFNTASATAAPDGGSTTPTQAPSHSLPSGLPSPSALASSGGAIVSQTFKLLLGTVSAVGNFFIVLFLGLAFAAQPAVYRNGLLFLAPAKFRDQATVIVDRISDTLERWLIAQITTMAAVFLVTWIGLSIIGIQSSFILGIQAGLLAFIPTVGAIIAGVIVVLASLASGWVAAASASVLFLGVHAMESYVLTPLIQRQALDIPPATLFAFQILLGIVFGIWGLTLALPLMAIAKVMIDYFKADRSTEDAAAVI comes from the coding sequence ATGACCGCCCCCGCAGACCCGCGCCTCCAGGCCCGCAGCGACCTGGCCTGGGCGATTGCCGTCGGCGGCATCGGGGTGATCCTGTTCGTGGCGGCGCTGGCCTTCGCCTGGTATTACGCTGCGGCGATTTTCCTGCTGTTTTCCGGCATGCTGCTCGGGGTCGCGCTCAACGCGATGACCAACCGGCTTGGACGCGTCATCGACTGGCCACATCCGGTCCGGCTGATCATCGTCTGCCTGACCCTCGCGCTCCTGCTCGCCGGCGTCATCTTCCTGTTCGGCGCCACCATCACCGACCAGGCCAAGGTGCTGAGCGACACGATCAAGTCGCAGCTCGGCAACGTGAAATCCCTCCTCGACCGCAACGGCATCGACACCAGCTTCTTCGACTTCAACACGGCGAGCGCCACCGCCGCGCCGGATGGCGGATCGACCACCCCGACGCAGGCGCCGTCCCATAGCCTGCCGAGCGGGCTGCCGTCGCCGAGCGCGCTCGCCTCCTCCGGCGGCGCCATCGTGAGCCAGACCTTCAAGCTGCTGCTCGGCACCGTGAGCGCCGTCGGCAACTTCTTCATCGTACTGTTCTTGGGGTTGGCCTTTGCGGCGCAGCCCGCGGTCTACCGCAACGGGCTGCTGTTCCTGGCGCCGGCGAAGTTTCGCGACCAGGCCACCGTGATCGTCGACCGCATCAGCGATACGCTCGAGCGCTGGCTGATCGCCCAGATCACCACGATGGCCGCCGTATTCCTGGTGACCTGGATCGGACTCTCGATCATCGGCATCCAGAGCTCGTTCATCCTCGGCATCCAGGCCGGCCTGCTCGCCTTCATCCCCACGGTGGGCGCCATCATTGCCGGCGTCATCGTGGTGCTGGCGAGCCTCGCCTCGGGCTGGGTCGCGGCCGCCAGCGCCTCAGTGCTGTTCCTCGGGGTGCACGCGATGGAGAGCTACGTGCTGACGCCACTGATTCAGCGCCAGGCGCTCGACATTCCGCCGGCCACGCTGTTTGCGTTCCAGATCCTGCTCGGCATCGTGTTCGGCATCTGGGGCCTGACCCTGGCGCTGCCGCTGATGGCGATCGCCAAGGTCATGATCGACTACTTCAAGGCGGACCGCAGCACCGAGGACGCGGCAGCGGTGATCTGA